In one window of Arachis ipaensis cultivar K30076 chromosome B06, Araip1.1, whole genome shotgun sequence DNA:
- the LOC110263583 gene encoding uncharacterized protein LOC110263583 encodes MEAVGQYMQVIATRMLCIGCTTKLLGAGEKEYVGKIVLLEKIAAQKEKELTGRDTLIAENTKKMKDQEEEVETFRGQIWDLQSQMSQADIEKGKMVARVRELEVEVMEMFAVGFDRFIAKSLFSLQNLMFQNWM; translated from the exons ATGGAGGCTGTTGGTCAATATATGCAG GTCATTGCTACTAGGATGTTGTGTATAGGTTGCACCACGAAGCTGTTGGGTGCTGGTGAGAAGGAGTATGTTGGTAAGATTGTTTTGTTAGAGAAAATTGCTGCTCAGAAAGAGAAAGAGCTTACTGGGAGAGATACTCTTATTGCCGAGAACACAAAGAAAATGAAGGATCAGGAGGAAGAGGTAGAGACCTTTCGTGGGCAAATTTGGGATTTGCAGAGTCAGATGTCGCAAGCTGATATAGAAAAAGGTAAGATGGTGGCCCGAGTTCGTGAGCTCGAGGTTGAAGTTATGGAGATGTTTGCAGTGGGTTTTGACCGGTTCATAGCCAAGTCTCtattttctctccaaaatttgaTGTTTCAAAATTGGATGTGA